Proteins from a single region of Candidatus Aenigmatarchaeota archaeon:
- a CDS encoding mechanosensitive ion channel — MRPRIVRMALILLLAVSVIVLNQYFPNPLFPKLYYSTLAFAVTYGFFSIFIYSSAKKRLADKKAVYSFRKVLSAIHLLVLSALLILIWVEDPFSVLIAYGIIGAGAAIALQDVFKSVAGGIFIFVAKPFRVGDRISINSRTGDVMDIGLFYTTLLETGGWIKGDQPSGRLIIVPNNAVLSQGLDNYTKDHEFIWDEITLPITYDSDCKEAQKILLSLVSRETKQAVGRANKEISKLEEKYYLEAKATEPSVFVKLTDNWIELGVRYITETRRRRATNSYLSQLILEAIKKSKNVRIASETIDVSVSRAARRKKKSGV; from the coding sequence ATGAGGCCGAGAATAGTTCGGATGGCTTTGATACTTCTTCTTGCAGTATCAGTAATCGTACTCAACCAGTATTTTCCAAACCCTCTTTTTCCAAAGCTATACTACAGCACTCTTGCCTTTGCGGTAACCTATGGGTTTTTCAGCATATTTATCTACTCTTCCGCCAAAAAGCGGCTTGCCGACAAGAAGGCAGTTTATTCCTTCAGGAAAGTTCTTTCAGCCATTCACCTTCTTGTGCTGTCCGCGCTTCTCATCCTGATATGGGTTGAAGACCCGTTTTCTGTCCTAATAGCTTACGGCATTATCGGTGCCGGCGCGGCAATAGCTCTTCAGGACGTTTTCAAGAGCGTAGCTGGCGGGATATTCATATTCGTTGCCAAGCCCTTCCGGGTCGGAGACCGGATTTCCATAAACTCCCGCACAGGAGATGTGATGGATATTGGGCTTTTCTATACCACTCTTCTTGAAACCGGCGGGTGGATAAAGGGAGACCAGCCATCAGGGCGGCTGATTATCGTACCAAACAATGCGGTCCTTTCCCAGGGGCTTGACAACTACACGAAAGACCATGAGTTCATATGGGATGAGATTACTCTCCCGATTACCTATGACAGCGACTGCAAGGAAGCCCAGAAAATACTGCTTTCTCTTGTTTCCCGTGAGACGAAGCAGGCCGTGGGAAGGGCGAACAAGGAGATTTCGAAGCTTGAGGAAAAATACTACCTTGAGGCGAAAGCGACGGAGCCGTCGGTTTTTGTCAAGCTTACCGACAACTGGATTGAGCTGGGGGTGAGGTACATTACTGAAACAAGAAGGAGGCGCGCTACAAACAGCTATCTGAGCCAGCTAATCCTGGAGGCGATTAAAAAATCGAAAAATGTCAGGATTGCTTCTGAGACAATAGATGTTTCGGTCAGCCGGGCCGCCCGAAGGAAGAAGAAATCGGGCGTGTAA
- the yciH gene encoding stress response translation initiation inhibitor YciH — translation MADICTICGLPRDICTCGAMSKEEQKIIIYTQIGRFKKKITIISGLDPKQVDLRDLQKTLKMRLACGGTVKKDEIWLQGEHKEKVRHILVEEGFKKESIEVR, via the coding sequence ATGGCAGACATATGCACGATTTGTGGACTTCCGCGGGATATATGCACCTGCGGCGCGATGAGCAAGGAGGAGCAGAAGATAATCATTTACACCCAGATTGGGCGATTCAAGAAAAAAATAACGATCATCTCAGGGCTCGACCCCAAGCAAGTTGACCTCAGGGACCTCCAGAAAACGCTAAAGATGCGCCTTGCCTGCGGCGGAACAGTAAAAAAGGACGAAATCTGGCTGCAGGGAGAGCACAAGGAAAAGGTGCGGCATATTCTGGTCGAGGAAGGCTTCAAGAAGGAATCCATTGAGGTCAGGTAA
- a CDS encoding glycosyltransferase family 39 protein, with protein sequence MKEGLSTRRMRKKKESSSKYEEIPREVKTGGQYLTYLIVGGFGVLINLAITFALSEFFLGRQLYLQAFAIGTCVNLIYNFIFYSRFVFRSGQISGENRNFFFIFSITSVFGQIFSSKIVVDFLGLDYYIFGIASVILAFSLISFFMFKKYVFVSKRIIPRTYAIYAVFLAVVLMLRIASMGGFVFWDEAIYVGMGKYFYSNEQLGLFEDFRPPLLPVILGFAWSNGIDSIVFGKVLALILSASSVYLVYLIGRELFNERVGVLAALMLAVSPTFIFYGTRILTDNFSLFFVLLAFYLHIWKRNPILSGFVAGVGVLVRFTGGLVLLPIAMFEVFEFLRHRKGLELFRNIFYLGLAFLIPLAPYLMYNYGLYGNPVHGFIEGVKIIGLVGASFQDPAWYYAAGLLGESVFSFVFLLGLGFLARDGKGTNKYAFLCALFALASIFYFSTLGRKEMRYTIATLPFIYIVSAYALDRLKLSDVSKKGILLVWLLLALFQGVVGSMAYHTYMVAPYDEDLYQNYYHKQSSGLVVLSDPVPIAYSDFNHEIIYRIGPDMYRYYEIMEPSEYRINTCEPFCPPADINCEENRNNFISKLKLYLNTVFYKEVNGCEYYVFARRSS encoded by the coding sequence ATGAAGGAAGGGCTTTCGACCCGGAGGATGAGGAAAAAGAAGGAGAGTTCCAGTAAATATGAGGAAATCCCGCGGGAAGTCAAGACAGGGGGACAGTACCTTACTTACCTGATTGTAGGCGGTTTTGGAGTCCTGATTAACCTTGCAATTACATTTGCCCTCTCAGAGTTCTTCCTTGGGCGGCAGCTCTACCTGCAGGCATTTGCCATCGGAACCTGCGTAAACTTAATCTACAATTTCATTTTTTATTCCCGCTTTGTGTTCAGGAGCGGGCAGATTTCCGGTGAAAACCGCAATTTTTTCTTCATATTCAGCATAACTTCCGTTTTTGGGCAGATTTTTTCAAGCAAAATTGTCGTGGATTTCCTGGGGCTGGACTATTATATTTTTGGAATCGCTTCGGTGATCCTTGCGTTTTCCCTTATCAGCTTTTTCATGTTTAAAAAATATGTTTTTGTCTCTAAGCGGATAATCCCGAGGACTTACGCAATTTATGCGGTTTTCCTGGCAGTGGTGCTGATGCTGCGGATTGCCTCGATGGGCGGGTTTGTTTTTTGGGACGAGGCGATTTACGTGGGTATGGGGAAGTATTTCTATTCAAACGAGCAACTAGGGCTTTTTGAGGATTTCCGGCCCCCCCTTCTACCAGTCATTCTCGGCTTTGCCTGGTCTAACGGAATAGACTCGATTGTTTTTGGTAAGGTTCTTGCGCTTATCTTAAGCGCGTCTTCGGTTTACCTTGTCTATCTCATCGGGAGGGAATTATTCAATGAGCGTGTTGGAGTATTGGCGGCTCTGATGCTTGCGGTTTCACCGACATTTATCTTCTACGGGACGAGGATACTCACAGATAACTTTTCCCTCTTCTTTGTCCTGCTCGCGTTTTACCTGCATATATGGAAGCGGAATCCCATTCTTTCCGGCTTTGTCGCGGGGGTCGGTGTTCTGGTAAGGTTCACAGGCGGGCTTGTCCTGCTACCCATAGCCATGTTTGAGGTTTTTGAGTTTCTCAGGCACAGAAAAGGGCTTGAGCTATTCAGGAATATATTTTACCTGGGACTTGCGTTTCTCATACCCCTGGCACCATACCTGATGTACAATTACGGGCTTTACGGAAATCCTGTGCACGGGTTTATTGAGGGAGTGAAGATAATCGGCCTTGTTGGAGCATCTTTTCAGGATCCGGCATGGTACTATGCAGCGGGGCTTCTCGGAGAGTCTGTGTTTTCTTTTGTGTTCCTTCTTGGACTTGGGTTTCTGGCCCGGGACGGAAAGGGGACAAACAAATATGCCTTCCTCTGCGCCCTTTTCGCTCTTGCAAGCATCTTCTACTTTTCGACACTTGGCAGAAAGGAGATGAGGTACACGATTGCCACGCTTCCCTTTATCTATATTGTCTCTGCCTATGCGCTTGACCGGCTCAAGCTAAGCGACGTTTCAAAGAAAGGAATACTTCTTGTCTGGCTGCTCCTTGCCCTTTTCCAGGGTGTCGTTGGCTCCATGGCTTACCACACTTATATGGTTGCGCCGTATGACGAGGACCTGTACCAGAATTACTACCACAAACAATCTTCGGGGCTTGTGGTTTTGTCTGACCCCGTTCCGATTGCCTACTCTGACTTTAATCATGAGATTATCTATCGGATAGGGCCGGATATGTACAGATACTACGAAATTATGGAGCCATCCGAGTACCGCATCAACACCTGCGAGCCGTTCTGCCCGCCGGCAGATATAAATTGCGAGGAGAACCGGAACAATTTCATAAGCAAGCTGAAGCTCTACCTCAACACGGTCTTCTATAAAGAAGTAAATGGGTGTGAATATTATGTCTTCGCCAGGAGATCTTCTTAG
- the rpmC gene encoding 50S ribosomal protein L29 yields MAIVRAKDARKMTDDEKEKKLRELTLELAKEKSNVAIGGAVKNPGRLREMRRTIARLKTTMAK; encoded by the coding sequence ATGGCAATAGTAAGAGCAAAGGATGCTAGAAAAATGACCGATGACGAAAAGGAGAAAAAGCTTAGAGAGCTTACCCTTGAGCTTGCAAAAGAAAAGAGCAACGTGGCTATCGGGGGAGCAGTAAAAAACCCAGGACGGCTAAGGGAGATGAGAAGGACGATTGCCCGGTTGAAAACAACAATGGCTAAATAA
- a CDS encoding hydroxyacid dehydrogenase, protein MAKIAFFEVRPWEEEYLSGKLKGHTLQFFSEPVSGKNLEKAEDSEIIAAFISSKVTPEVLKALPDLKLVSTMSTGFDHIDLSACSARGIKVCNVPCYGENTVAEHTFALILSLSRNVHKSYVRTLKDDFSIDGLVGFDLKGKTIGIIGGGHIGLHVARMARAFGMHVRVYDVNRNEFLAEVINFKYSPLGELLAESDIVSLHVPYNKNTHHLINRENIAKMKKGAVLINTARGAVVDTDALYEALKSGKISGAGLDVIEGEDLIKEEHALLHESGNPGKWREIVRDQKIFRMDNVVFTPHNAFNSREALIRILDTTVENIEGFLKGGKANFVG, encoded by the coding sequence ATGGCAAAAATCGCCTTTTTTGAAGTCAGGCCCTGGGAGGAGGAATACCTTTCAGGGAAGCTTAAGGGGCATACTTTGCAGTTTTTTTCCGAGCCGGTTTCTGGCAAGAATCTTGAGAAGGCAGAGGATTCTGAAATTATTGCGGCGTTCATCAGCTCGAAGGTAACGCCAGAAGTCCTTAAAGCCCTCCCAGACCTAAAGCTGGTATCAACCATGTCGACCGGCTTTGACCATATTGACCTTTCCGCCTGCTCTGCAAGGGGAATCAAGGTCTGCAACGTGCCCTGCTACGGCGAAAACACCGTAGCGGAGCACACTTTCGCGCTTATCCTGTCGCTTTCAAGAAACGTCCACAAGTCATATGTAAGAACTTTGAAGGACGACTTTTCGATTGATGGCCTTGTGGGCTTCGACCTCAAGGGGAAGACAATCGGTATAATCGGCGGCGGCCACATTGGCCTTCACGTCGCAAGGATGGCAAGGGCGTTTGGTATGCACGTTCGCGTTTATGACGTCAACAGAAACGAGTTTTTGGCGGAAGTCATAAACTTCAAGTATTCGCCGCTTGGCGAGCTTCTGGCAGAGTCTGACATCGTCTCGCTTCACGTGCCTTACAACAAAAACACGCATCACCTGATAAACCGGGAAAACATCGCCAAGATGAAAAAGGGCGCAGTCCTGATAAACACGGCAAGAGGCGCGGTCGTCGACACTGACGCGCTTTATGAGGCATTGAAGTCGGGAAAGATTTCAGGTGCCGGCCTTGACGTAATCGAGGGCGAAGACCTGATAAAGGAGGAGCATGCGCTCCTGCACGAGTCCGGAAACCCGGGCAAGTGGCGTGAGATTGTGCGCGACCAGAAGATTTTCAGGATGGACAATGTGGTTTTCACGCCTCACAATGCCTTCAATAGCCGTGAGGCCCTGATAAGAATCCTGGACACGACTGTGGAAAACATCGAGGGCTTTTTGAAGGGCGGGAAGGCGAATTTTGTTGGTTAG
- a CDS encoding slipin family protein encodes MSESSEVQAYANKFTESVVSGAPAISAGDNFSPYTSGVPKDYQKGLIAISNRIIPGVYPFTVDQYDKCVKFRLGKYVGTLEPGLRWYIPGIDDITEVDMRITPMDIRTQEVISEDNVTLYVNGVVFYRVESPEKAVLGVSDYKAAVAQLAQSALRDMCGKANLDDILTKREELGRKIKEIVDKETDVWGIDIADVKITDIFLPENMKRAMAKQAEAERERRAKVISAEGEVQAAKKLIEAARTLEGSKVAQNLRAYQALGEITGEGKSTIVFPYPLDLSGISNYLKGEAKASA; translated from the coding sequence ATGTCAGAAAGCTCAGAGGTTCAGGCGTACGCGAACAAGTTCACAGAGAGCGTGGTTTCCGGCGCTCCTGCAATCAGCGCAGGCGACAATTTCAGCCCTTATACTTCAGGAGTCCCAAAGGACTACCAGAAAGGGCTTATTGCCATTTCAAACAGGATAATCCCGGGAGTTTACCCGTTTACTGTCGACCAGTACGACAAGTGCGTCAAGTTCCGGCTTGGAAAATACGTCGGAACCCTTGAGCCGGGGCTTCGCTGGTATATCCCGGGAATCGATGATATTACCGAGGTTGACATGAGGATTACCCCTATGGACATAAGGACGCAGGAGGTCATTTCTGAGGACAACGTGACGCTTTACGTCAACGGCGTCGTTTTTTACAGGGTCGAAAGCCCGGAAAAGGCGGTTCTTGGCGTAAGCGACTACAAGGCCGCAGTGGCTCAGCTTGCCCAGTCGGCTCTTAGGGACATGTGCGGAAAGGCAAACCTTGATGACATCCTGACCAAGAGGGAAGAGCTTGGAAGAAAAATCAAGGAGATTGTCGACAAGGAAACTGATGTCTGGGGAATCGACATAGCTGACGTCAAAATTACTGATATTTTCCTGCCTGAAAACATGAAGCGGGCGATGGCAAAGCAGGCGGAAGCCGAAAGGGAAAGGCGCGCCAAAGTCATTTCAGCCGAAGGCGAAGTCCAGGCGGCAAAGAAGCTCATCGAGGCCGCAAGAACGCTTGAGGGCTCGAAAGTCGCGCAGAACCTTCGGGCATACCAGGCACTTGGGGAAATCACAGGGGAAGGAAAGTCCACAATTGTTTTCCCTTACCCGCTTGACCTGTCAGGGATTTCAAATTATCTTAAGGGGGAGGCAAAGGCCTCGGCGTAA
- a CDS encoding phosphatase PAP2 family protein produces MKWMRHLDHYVNEILEQVTSFGGMFFHLFLICFMFALGEIILSLQLFASFILTYAVTLVLRLAHFRDRPKKLAYSNIIEKVEASSFPSLHSMRVSAIFCLFYLFYGPGLVSLIFLGTALAVFLSRHWLKKHHPSDILAGAILGVLVGIFVAGLGFGGLESLVESVVLGVAG; encoded by the coding sequence ATGAAGTGGATGCGGCACCTGGACCACTATGTAAACGAGATTCTTGAGCAGGTGACAAGCTTTGGCGGGATGTTCTTTCACTTGTTCCTTATTTGCTTCATGTTTGCCTTGGGCGAAATAATTCTCTCTCTTCAGCTTTTTGCTTCTTTCATTCTTACATATGCAGTTACTTTGGTGCTGCGGCTTGCACACTTTCGGGACAGGCCCAAAAAACTGGCTTACTCGAACATAATCGAGAAGGTTGAGGCATCCTCCTTTCCAAGTCTCCACTCGATGAGGGTCTCTGCGATTTTCTGCCTGTTCTACCTTTTTTACGGCCCGGGGCTGGTTTCCTTAATCTTTCTTGGGACCGCTTTGGCGGTTTTTTTGAGCAGGCACTGGCTTAAAAAGCATCACCCAAGTGACATTCTTGCCGGTGCAATTCTGGGCGTCCTTGTGGGAATCTTTGTAGCCGGGCTTGGGTTTGGTGGCTTGGAATCTCTGGTAGAATCTGTTGTGTTGGGTGTGGCTGGCTGA
- a CDS encoding UbiA prenyltransferase family protein has protein sequence MSSPGDLLRLMRPRQWYKNLFVFAAAFFSGNLFDTHLMALSFIGFVSLCLVSSANYALNDAIDFQRDKLNPEKRIRPIASGKVSRRAGTAFALVLYAIGMSAGYFLGLEFLSILAFFSALTISYSVYFKHVAFLDIIFIGINFVLRAVAGVLIIGVALSPWFFLSLFFLSFYLVLGKRQGELLFLGKKAPKHKPVLAVYDIEIVRDLMQVFMSCLIILYGLYAFFTERLFLLFLYPFLLYALFRFYYLAKIGHPASRELERAFLDRGFLASAVLFGIGLFLGLYVL, from the coding sequence ATGTCTTCGCCAGGAGATCTTCTTAGGTTGATGCGACCCAGGCAGTGGTACAAGAACTTGTTTGTTTTCGCTGCCGCTTTCTTTTCAGGAAACCTGTTTGACACTCACCTTATGGCCTTGAGCTTTATCGGATTTGTCTCACTATGCCTGGTTTCGTCCGCCAACTACGCGCTAAATGATGCGATAGATTTTCAAAGGGACAAGCTGAACCCCGAGAAAAGAATCCGGCCGATTGCTTCCGGCAAGGTTTCAAGACGGGCGGGCACCGCTTTTGCGCTTGTCCTATATGCCATTGGAATGTCGGCAGGGTATTTTCTGGGCTTGGAATTTCTTTCGATTCTTGCCTTCTTCTCAGCCCTGACAATTTCCTACTCAGTGTACTTCAAGCATGTCGCCTTTCTGGATATAATCTTCATTGGCATTAACTTTGTCCTGAGGGCAGTTGCAGGCGTTCTGATTATTGGGGTGGCGCTTAGCCCCTGGTTTTTCCTGTCCCTGTTTTTCCTGTCATTTTATCTGGTGCTTGGAAAGAGGCAGGGAGAACTCCTGTTCCTTGGCAAGAAGGCGCCAAAACATAAGCCGGTCCTGGCGGTTTACGATATCGAAATCGTGCGGGACCTCATGCAGGTTTTCATGAGTTGCCTGATAATCCTCTACGGGCTTTACGCATTTTTTACCGAGCGCCTGTTCTTGCTCTTCCTATATCCATTCCTCCTATATGCACTTTTCAGGTTCTACTACCTTGCAAAAATCGGCCACCCTGCTTCAAGGGAGCTTGAAAGGGCTTTTCTTGACAGAGGGTTTCTTGCAAGCGCCGTTCTTTTTGGCATAGGTCTTTTTTTGGGGCTTTATGTATTATGA
- a CDS encoding minichromosome maintenance protein MCM: MELKEQIYDFIRAEYYDPLVFASTHGKPLVVNFADLDKFAPEIGEKLLESPEEYIALFGEVVEDFDLPRLPAIQFRNLPKSQEVTLKNMKMKHLGKFLTLRGYISEVSEIHIRITKTIHECANCGNLFEQKQLRERLEYAPCPICKNLKDIPIKDNKKTNQFRIIISDPETKQKLELRFNEPLSNPEVHSRMKAGNSLRVNGILMELKRLPEDNLYQPNLVFEVNSIEGEETEPAVVKNPKQYEHFQELSKTPNFFEKLSERIMPCARDYKELAEALLLLSFGGITKQSKDGNILQGNIKILIVGNPGTGKTSLLKNIQSNLPKTYEIPLIATTNAIGKKFEEEKPWTVIFDEFQQDKKLRELLEFTMGYEGNFGVIVCAYPRRGVISDYVSLDEQLIFKDLAPLFDLIFIKRELKVNDTSTPPEQEDMLKKEKLEEYLRYSKTNIRILEFTEERQKQLGAFCEGLSKKIPLQEYLTPEWLNPLRITETLHKLSEASARARLSCKVEEEDTRRAIRIVNAYLRDLRFNFEAKAPEPVASESRSNLSKLFDLIKSLEKNDPGKEVSLEELSKKANESNIENLEKLIKRLSDEGLIFGYPLTKKDHIRLL; encoded by the coding sequence ATGGAACTTAAAGAGCAGATATACGATTTCATAAGGGCAGAGTACTACGACCCCCTGGTATTTGCATCGACTCACGGAAAGCCGCTTGTGGTGAATTTCGCAGACCTTGATAAGTTTGCGCCGGAGATTGGAGAGAAGCTTCTGGAGTCGCCTGAGGAATATATTGCGCTTTTTGGAGAAGTTGTCGAGGACTTTGACCTGCCAAGACTGCCCGCAATACAGTTCAGGAACCTCCCAAAAAGCCAAGAAGTAACCTTAAAAAACATGAAAATGAAACACTTGGGCAAGTTTTTGACCTTAAGGGGATATATCTCTGAAGTTTCTGAGATACATATTAGAATTACCAAAACGATTCATGAATGCGCTAATTGTGGCAATCTCTTCGAACAAAAACAACTCAGGGAACGACTGGAATATGCACCGTGTCCTATTTGCAAGAACCTCAAAGATATACCCATCAAGGACAATAAAAAAACGAACCAGTTTAGAATAATTATTTCTGATCCAGAAACCAAGCAAAAACTAGAGCTAAGATTTAATGAACCCCTATCGAATCCAGAGGTACATTCTAGGATGAAAGCAGGCAATTCCCTAAGGGTAAATGGAATCTTAATGGAATTGAAAAGACTCCCAGAGGACAACCTATATCAGCCTAACCTCGTTTTTGAAGTAAACTCTATTGAAGGTGAAGAAACTGAACCTGCGGTGGTCAAGAACCCCAAACAATATGAGCACTTTCAAGAACTATCAAAAACCCCAAATTTCTTTGAAAAGCTTTCAGAAAGAATCATGCCTTGTGCCAGGGATTATAAGGAACTGGCAGAAGCGTTATTATTACTCTCTTTTGGGGGGATAACTAAGCAGAGCAAGGATGGAAATATTCTCCAAGGGAATATAAAGATACTCATCGTAGGTAATCCTGGCACAGGAAAAACCTCACTCTTAAAAAATATCCAAAGCAACTTACCAAAGACCTACGAGATTCCACTGATAGCCACCACAAATGCCATAGGAAAAAAATTCGAAGAAGAAAAACCTTGGACCGTAATTTTCGATGAATTCCAACAAGACAAAAAACTAAGGGAACTTCTGGAATTCACTATGGGGTATGAAGGTAATTTTGGAGTGATTGTGTGTGCATATCCTAGACGAGGTGTAATCTCAGACTATGTATCCTTGGATGAACAACTAATATTCAAAGACCTAGCCCCCCTGTTTGATCTGATTTTTATTAAAAGAGAATTAAAGGTTAACGATACTTCCACTCCTCCTGAACAAGAAGATATGTTGAAAAAGGAGAAATTAGAGGAATACCTCAGATACTCAAAAACAAATATACGAATTCTTGAGTTTACTGAAGAGCGCCAAAAACAACTTGGAGCGTTCTGCGAAGGATTAAGTAAAAAAATTCCACTTCAAGAATACCTAACTCCCGAATGGCTAAATCCCTTGAGAATAACCGAAACTCTGCACAAGCTTTCTGAAGCTTCAGCCAGAGCCAGATTATCCTGCAAAGTAGAAGAGGAAGATACTAGGAGGGCCATTAGAATTGTAAATGCCTATCTAAGAGACCTGAGATTTAACTTTGAAGCTAAAGCACCCGAACCCGTAGCTTCAGAATCCCGTTCTAATCTAAGTAAGCTCTTCGATTTAATAAAATCCTTAGAAAAAAACGACCCCGGAAAGGAGGTATCTCTTGAAGAACTTTCCAAAAAAGCAAACGAAAGCAATATTGAGAACTTAGAAAAACTTATCAAAAGGTTAAGTGATGAAGGACTAATTTTTGGCTATCCCTTAACTAAAAAAGATCACATTAGGCTATTATAA
- a CDS encoding PD-(D/E)XK nuclease family protein, which translates to MAYKLSPSSLSLMEDCPRCFWIHFNRHKQRPQGIFPSLPSGMDRILKEHFDRFMERGELPPELRENGSCNGFRLFDNKGLLKVWRNNFRGISWADSEENILHGAVDNIMVNGNKLIVLDYKTRGFPLKEDTAEHYRNQLDLYNFLLRKNGFETEDFAFLLFYVPREVLDSGSVVFDTTLVRMNVSVENAAKIWNRAISLLKGPCPENGGEKECEWCRLLEVPD; encoded by the coding sequence ATGGCCTACAAGCTTTCACCGTCTAGCTTATCCCTGATGGAGGATTGCCCAAGGTGCTTTTGGATTCACTTCAACAGGCACAAGCAGAGGCCGCAGGGGATTTTTCCGTCTCTGCCTTCGGGAATGGACAGGATTTTGAAGGAGCATTTTGACAGGTTCATGGAGCGGGGCGAGCTTCCGCCGGAACTCCGGGAAAACGGTAGCTGCAACGGATTTCGCCTCTTTGACAATAAGGGCCTTTTAAAAGTCTGGAGAAACAATTTCCGGGGGATTTCCTGGGCTGACAGCGAGGAAAACATCCTGCACGGGGCGGTCGATAACATCATGGTTAATGGAAATAAGCTTATAGTTCTTGACTACAAGACGCGGGGCTTTCCTTTGAAGGAGGACACGGCAGAGCACTACCGAAACCAGCTTGACCTGTACAATTTCCTGCTCCGGAAAAACGGGTTTGAAACTGAGGACTTTGCATTCCTTCTGTTTTATGTCCCAAGGGAGGTCCTTGACAGCGGCTCAGTTGTTTTCGACACGACTCTTGTCAGGATGAATGTAAGCGTGGAAAACGCGGCAAAGATCTGGAACCGCGCGATTTCCCTCCTTAAAGGCCCCTGCCCGGAGAATGGGGGCGAGAAGGAATGCGAGTGGTGCCGGCTTCTGGAGGTACCCGACTGA
- the msrA gene encoding peptide-methionine (S)-S-oxide reductase MsrA, whose protein sequence is MEKAAFGAGCFWHAEEAFGKLSGVKSTEVGYMGGSKRNPTYEEVCRGNTGHAEVVLVEYDPKEITYRALLDAFWQIHDPTQLNQQGPDIGAQYRSVIFYYTERQKKESSESRDQRQKRIGKKIVTEIRRASHFWRAEDYHQKYLEK, encoded by the coding sequence ATGGAGAAAGCCGCGTTTGGCGCAGGATGCTTTTGGCACGCAGAGGAGGCATTTGGAAAACTTTCCGGAGTAAAAAGCACTGAAGTTGGTTATATGGGCGGCTCGAAGAGGAATCCAACTTACGAAGAAGTATGCCGGGGAAACACGGGGCATGCAGAAGTAGTTTTGGTCGAATATGACCCGAAAGAAATCACTTATAGAGCGCTTCTGGATGCATTTTGGCAAATCCATGACCCAACCCAGCTAAACCAGCAGGGGCCTGACATTGGCGCCCAGTACCGCTCGGTTATCTTTTATTACACTGAGCGCCAGAAAAAGGAGTCAAGTGAATCAAGAGACCAGAGGCAGAAGCGTATCGGAAAGAAAATTGTGACGGAAATCCGGCGGGCAAGCCATTTCTGGAGGGCTGAGGATTACCACCAGAAATACCTTGAAAAGTAA